A single window of Syntrophorhabdaceae bacterium DNA harbors:
- a CDS encoding HD domain-containing protein encodes MIERPFILEIFGAAAMQRWNDKIRPVELKELDKQAHKMTIAYFLGRFEEQTEGFNWSEVIEGGLFEFLERLVITDLKPQIFNRIKEDKNKYKKLNQWVFKKLEPIVAPLGAGFFERFQRYFTTSDNTINKRIINAAHFYATRWEFAIIERANPNGYEIPAIKGFLQERQERYYDLAGIQQLALYEKYRNFIDLCGQLRFQYRWSHINMIPRTSVLGHMLIVAILSYLFSLGIGAAPRRCFNNYFTGLFHDLPEVLTRDIISPVKRSIEGLDSLIKAYEKELMEKEVLNLIPTQWHGQMRMFTEDEFATIITKAGQTVNTDSETISEKFNDDIFNPRDGAAIKTIDDLAAYVEAYCSIENGVKSRDLTNARESIREKYKDSVICGVNFGDLFGQF; translated from the coding sequence ATGATCGAAAGACCTTTTATCCTGGAAATCTTCGGCGCCGCCGCTATGCAAAGGTGGAACGACAAGATCCGGCCTGTGGAACTGAAGGAGTTGGATAAACAGGCCCACAAGATGACCATCGCTTATTTTCTCGGAAGGTTCGAAGAGCAAACCGAGGGGTTCAACTGGAGCGAGGTCATTGAAGGAGGACTCTTCGAGTTCCTGGAAAGACTCGTCATTACCGATTTGAAGCCTCAGATATTCAACCGTATCAAGGAAGACAAAAACAAGTATAAAAAGCTAAACCAGTGGGTCTTCAAGAAACTTGAACCCATCGTGGCGCCGCTCGGCGCTGGTTTTTTCGAGCGCTTTCAACGCTACTTCACAACAAGCGACAACACGATCAACAAACGTATTATCAATGCGGCTCACTTCTATGCCACGCGGTGGGAGTTCGCCATCATTGAGCGGGCCAATCCGAACGGGTATGAGATCCCCGCAATCAAAGGGTTCCTGCAAGAGAGACAGGAGCGCTACTACGACCTTGCCGGTATTCAGCAACTTGCCCTCTACGAGAAGTACCGGAACTTCATCGACCTCTGCGGGCAACTCAGGTTCCAGTACCGCTGGAGCCATATCAATATGATTCCCCGTACATCGGTGCTCGGCCATATGCTCATCGTGGCCATCCTTTCCTATCTGTTTTCGCTCGGCATCGGGGCGGCTCCGAGAAGGTGTTTTAATAATTATTTCACCGGACTGTTCCACGATCTGCCCGAGGTCCTTACGAGAGACATCATCTCACCGGTAAAACGTTCCATCGAGGGGCTCGACTCTCTCATTAAGGCGTATGAAAAGGAATTGATGGAAAAAGAAGTCCTGAACCTCATCCCTACCCAGTGGCACGGTCAGATGCGCATGTTCACCGAGGACGAATTCGCGACGATCATCACAAAGGCAGGACAAACAGTGAACACGGATTCCGAAACCATATCCGAGAAATTCAACGATGATATATTCAACCCCCGGGACGGTGCAGCCATAAAGACCATCGATGATTTGGCCGCCTATGTGGAGGCCTACTGTTCTATTGAAAACGGGGTCAAATCACGCGATCTTACTAATGCGAGAGAATCGATCCGCGAGAAATACAAGGACTCCGTTATCTGCGGCGTCAACTTCGGCGACCTTTTCGGCCAATTCTGA
- a CDS encoding carboxymuconolactone decarboxylase family protein — MDEDVKKRTQETAKKLWTGGIKIDPPYLMWKEFDRDLANDLSMFITGNLYSRTVLTLPERQMAACAMLAALGASDELKLHVNAALNVGCDPKKLAEVFFQLAPYGGMPLVNKALEVFRDVLKGRGEWEKFTGR, encoded by the coding sequence GTGGACGAAGATGTTAAGAAGAGAACACAGGAAACAGCAAAGAAATTGTGGACGGGCGGAATAAAGATCGACCCGCCGTATCTCATGTGGAAAGAATTCGACCGCGATCTCGCGAACGATCTCTCCATGTTCATTACGGGAAACCTCTATTCGAGGACCGTTCTCACTCTTCCGGAGAGGCAAATGGCCGCCTGCGCAATGCTCGCCGCGCTTGGCGCCTCCGATGAGCTGAAGCTCCATGTGAACGCCGCCCTCAACGTGGGTTGCGACCCGAAGAAGCTCGCAGAGGTCTTTTTCCAATTAGCCCCGTACGGAGGCATGCCGCTTGTCAACAAGGCCCTGGAGGTCTTTCGCGATGTGCTCAAGGGGAGGGGTGAATGGGAGAAATTTACCGGCAGATAA
- a CDS encoding TPM domain-containing protein, with protein sequence MIDHPKAEKFFTDAEKQAIKQATDSAESCTMGQIAVMIVDQSSDYHEAQILGGVILGSFVALILTTLWFHDSIWWYIPFSCALFFPASLLFKKSHALKIHCIGNKRKERAVKERALKAFYEKGLYKTQHNTGVLFFISLLERKVWVLADKGIHEKIKQVTLNKFARHVAQGIRARRSSQALIEAIAEAGTLLAEHYPREAGCTVQLPDTIIYENRTESD encoded by the coding sequence ATGATCGATCATCCGAAGGCTGAAAAATTCTTCACAGACGCAGAAAAACAGGCGATTAAGCAGGCTACCGACAGCGCGGAATCATGCACCATGGGCCAGATCGCCGTCATGATCGTGGATCAAAGCAGCGACTATCATGAAGCACAGATCCTCGGAGGGGTAATTCTCGGGAGCTTTGTGGCTCTCATTCTCACGACCCTGTGGTTTCATGATTCGATCTGGTGGTATATCCCCTTTTCGTGCGCGCTCTTTTTCCCGGCTTCACTTCTCTTCAAGAAGTCCCATGCTCTCAAGATCCACTGTATCGGAAACAAAAGAAAGGAAAGGGCGGTAAAGGAAAGAGCACTTAAGGCGTTTTATGAAAAAGGACTCTACAAGACGCAACACAACACGGGCGTGCTCTTCTTTATCTCACTTCTAGAGCGCAAGGTCTGGGTGCTCGCGGACAAAGGCATCCATGAGAAGATCAAGCAGGTGACCCTCAACAAATTCGCCCGGCACGTGGCGCAGGGTATCAGGGCGAGGCGGTCATCTCAGGCCCTTATCGAAGCGATCGCCGAGGCCGGCACTTTGCTCGCAGAACATTATCCGCGTGAAGCCGGATGTACGGTGCAACTGCCTGATACGATTATATACGAAAACAGAACAGAATCCGATTGA
- a CDS encoding LemA family protein gives MKRLCVFVVLCLAVMSVSGCGYNTMQKNEEAVKAAWGDVEATYQRRNDLVPNLVEVVKAYAKYEGDTLKAVTEARAKVGSIQVSKDMIGNPQAMAQFEQAQTSMSGALSRLMVVVEKYPNLKANQNFIDLQHQLEGTENRINVARTRYNRSVQEFNTSIRIFPNSLTNSLFLHLQPKEAFKAEPGAEKAPTVKF, from the coding sequence ATGAAACGATTGTGCGTGTTTGTCGTCCTCTGTCTTGCCGTGATGAGCGTCTCCGGATGCGGCTACAACACGATGCAGAAGAACGAGGAGGCAGTGAAGGCAGCCTGGGGCGATGTGGAGGCTACATATCAGAGAAGGAATGACCTTGTCCCGAATCTCGTAGAGGTTGTTAAGGCGTACGCTAAATATGAAGGCGACACGCTCAAGGCGGTGACCGAGGCGCGAGCAAAGGTCGGGAGCATACAGGTCTCAAAGGACATGATCGGCAATCCGCAGGCAATGGCGCAGTTTGAGCAGGCCCAAACGTCCATGTCGGGCGCCCTGTCAAGACTCATGGTCGTTGTGGAGAAATATCCCAACCTCAAGGCAAATCAGAATTTTATCGATCTCCAGCACCAGCTCGAGGGTACGGAGAACAGGATAAACGTGGCCAGAACCCGCTACAACAGGTCGGTTCAGGAATTCAACACATCTATCAGGATATTCCCAAACAGTCTCACGAACAGCCTGTTCCTGCATCTTCAACCCAAAGAAGCGTTCAAGGCCGAGCCCGGCGCAGAAAAAGCGCCCACGGTCAAATTTTAG
- a CDS encoding Zn-ribbon domain-containing OB-fold protein: MGFEKFGRKSFTGITKTAKFVDLLSEGKIEGTVCKKCGAKFFPPRADCSQCLSKEMEWFEMPPKGKLETFTTAYYAPFGFEADPPYTMGVVDFTGGIKLFARLTKELKPEEISVGMDVTVRPCKYDDGQLSFEIVKA; this comes from the coding sequence ATGGGATTCGAAAAATTCGGAAGAAAAAGCTTTACCGGGATCACAAAGACAGCAAAGTTTGTTGATCTGCTTTCAGAAGGAAAAATAGAAGGAACGGTATGTAAGAAATGCGGCGCGAAATTTTTCCCACCGCGGGCCGATTGTTCTCAATGTCTGTCAAAGGAGATGGAATGGTTTGAAATGCCTCCGAAGGGCAAGCTTGAAACATTTACCACCGCGTACTACGCGCCATTCGGTTTCGAAGCGGATCCCCCCTACACCATGGGTGTGGTTGACTTCACAGGGGGAATCAAACTGTTCGCGCGTCTTACCAAAGAATTGAAACCGGAAGAAATTTCCGTGGGTATGGATGTGACCGTCCGCCCCTGCAAGTACGATGACGGTCAGCTTTCATTTGAAATAGTGAAGGCCTGA
- a CDS encoding TPM domain-containing protein, producing MMQQEVRRKNIRYIRLVLLILALYPLWFALDCQAIEVPQLTSRVNDYANMMSPSARARIESELAALEQSDSTQIVILTIPSLEGEVMEEFSIRVAEAWKIGQKEKDNGVILIVAAKEKRIRIEVGRGLEGKLTDLASGQIIDLVMKPRFRNNDFDGGFTAATQALIEVTRGEYRADETRAPVRRARGTPLPVFIMFAAIGLIAIGRISRILGGAAGAIGFSLIGLFMGFPLLVIGLIGVLGLAAGIFLPLFFGGLGGGGFWPGGFGGFGGFGGGDDEGGGFGGFGGGGGDFGGGGASGDW from the coding sequence ATGATGCAACAAGAAGTGAGACGCAAAAATATTCGCTATATCAGGCTTGTTCTGTTGATCCTCGCGTTATACCCTCTGTGGTTCGCGCTTGACTGCCAGGCAATCGAAGTACCTCAGCTCACCTCACGCGTCAACGACTATGCCAACATGATGTCGCCCTCCGCGCGGGCCCGGATAGAATCGGAGCTTGCCGCCCTTGAGCAGTCCGATTCGACGCAGATCGTGATTCTCACCATACCTTCTCTTGAGGGCGAGGTCATGGAGGAATTCTCGATCAGGGTGGCCGAAGCCTGGAAGATAGGACAAAAAGAAAAAGACAACGGGGTAATCCTTATCGTGGCCGCGAAAGAGAAGAGAATACGTATTGAAGTCGGCCGTGGCCTTGAAGGCAAGCTCACGGATCTGGCATCGGGGCAAATCATTGACCTCGTCATGAAACCCCGGTTCAGGAACAACGACTTCGACGGCGGGTTCACGGCAGCAACTCAGGCGCTTATCGAGGTGACACGGGGAGAATACAGGGCCGACGAAACCCGTGCACCGGTAAGAAGGGCTCGTGGCACACCTCTTCCCGTCTTCATCATGTTTGCTGCCATCGGCCTTATCGCCATCGGAAGGATTTCCCGCATTCTCGGAGGCGCGGCAGGGGCCATCGGATTCTCCTTAATCGGGCTCTTCATGGGGTTCCCCCTTCTCGTAATCGGCTTGATCGGCGTCCTGGGGCTTGCCGCGGGGATATTTCTTCCACTCTTCTTCGGCGGTCTCGGCGGGGGAGGGTTCTGGCCCGGCGGGTTTGGTGGGTTTGGAGGGTTTGGCGGGGGAGATGATGAAGGCGGCGGGTTTGGAGGTTTTGGCGGCGGTGGAGGCGATTTCGGAGGCGGTGGCGCCTCGGGAGACTGGTGA